A window of Acropora muricata isolate sample 2 chromosome 3, ASM3666990v1, whole genome shotgun sequence contains these coding sequences:
- the LOC136912476 gene encoding uncharacterized protein, translated as MSKGQTHVHAVTQEADGSSGTDLDDDIFQIKELTTIKGKQGKLLVAKLEFKDVDKNYSTILDCQLDTRATCNVITHHDLAVINQNGDPKVSPSRSKLRLFDGSVMEPLGQANITIMKDKKEHCLEFQVVKGNNKPLLSAQTCQQLGLLKITIGNETLQDVHQIQERKTLNKPLTKDELLNIYKDVFQGLGHIGQAKIQSTLRRSPYNTHCDETEPTDWISMVVVAKPGKIRLCLDPKDLDNAVKRPKYQMPTLEEMLSKLNNAKVFSTLDAKDGFYQISLDEESSKLTTFRTPFGRYRYLRMPFRISSASEEFEAKLHERLGGIDGDDILMVGYGNTVEDATANHDQTYSTEPEK; from the exons ATGTCCAAAGGACAAACACACGTGCATGCCGTAACTCAGGAAGCTGATGGCAGCTCGGGAACAGATTTGGATGATGACATATTTCAAATAAAAGAACTAACGACTATCAAAGGCAAACAAGGAAAGCTGCTTGTTGCGAAATTGGAATTCAAAGATGTGGATAAGAACTATTCCACAATTCTTGACTGTCAATTAGATACCCGCGCAACGTGTAACGTGATTACACATCATGACTTAGCAGTTATCAACCAAAATGGAGATCCAAAGGTCAGCCCAAGTAGATCAAAGCTACGACTATTTGACGGCTCAGTAATGGAGCCATTAGGACAAGCAAACATTACAATCATGAAAGATAAGAAAGAACACTGTCTCGAATTTCAAGTGGTCAAAGGAAACAATAAGCCTCTCCTGTCAGCGCAAACATGTCAACAACTCGGATTACTAAAGATAACAATAGGCAATGAAACCCTTCAAGATGTTCATCAAATACAAGAACGCAAAACGCTAAACAAGCCGCTTACTAAAGATGAATTGCTAAACATATATAAAGATGTCTTCCAGGGACTAGGCCACATCGGACAAGCCAAGATTCAGTCAACTCTGAGGCGCAGCCCGTACAACACGCACTGCGAC GAAACGGAACCCACCGATTGGATTAGTATGGTTGTGGTAGCGAAGCCAGGGAAAATACGCCTATGCTTAGATCCCAAAGATCTGGACAACGCTGTGAAAAGACCCAAGTATCAAATGCCTACACTTGAGGAAATGCTATCAAAGCTCAACAACGCAAAGGTCTTCTCAACGCTAGACGCCAAAGATGGATTTTACCAAATTAGCCTCGACGAAGAGAGCAGTAAGCTCACAACATTTCGGACGCCATTCGGACGGTATCGCTACCTTAGAATGCCCTTCAGGATCAGCTCGGCATCAGAGGAATTTGAAGCGAAACTGCACGAGCGCCTGGGAGGGATAGACGGTGATGATATCCTCATGGTAGGATACGGCAACACAGTTGAAGATGCAACAGCCAATCACGATCAGACCTACTCAACCGAGCCAGAGAAGTAA